In Manduca sexta isolate Smith_Timp_Sample1 unplaced genomic scaffold, JHU_Msex_v1.0 HiC_scaffold_2729, whole genome shotgun sequence, the following are encoded in one genomic region:
- the LOC115446167 gene encoding terminal uridylyltransferase 7 — MGNSLLAILLVSALCVVQPTRAERLCLTGSFDHQVKTLLDYVKLSDEQLSNILQVPRDLERVFEDHWPGCKVMPYGSTITGLALQSSDIDCYVDIPGEHNENPQVLVAEALEILKNHPDLFTHFEIRPTARVPLLKCVHIPTNVFVDITFSGPFSINSSRVLSHLLHLDERGLELARILKYWGSVHDIANGKLTLPSYAMALLAVFYLQQKNIVPPVTLLQQNATPYEIDHWNTAFLPLEYHTDNKESLYELLGGFFQYYNDFDFENTIISPYLGYPIKKDFQDLDKFDDFDLYKRNLENGYAAPFYFGYMNIQDTLKHSENIARPNSDRWLALRLIRHLRAAASMYQELSSEEFLSAVLVPEKRLEAGKLTTFWEGGIGGPEDCPKIFQEKIR; from the exons ATGGGAAATTCATTGC TGGCAATATTGTTGGTGAGCGCATTATGCGTGGTGCAGCCAACACGCGCGGAGCGACTGTGCCTGACCGGGAGCTTCGACCATCAGGTGAAGACGCTGCTTGACTACGTCAAACTATCAGATGAGCAGCTTAGCAACATTTTGCAGGTACCCAGGGACTTGGAGCGCGTGTTTGAAGACCACTGGCCCG GCTGTAAAGTAATGCCATATGGGTCGACCATAACTGGACTCGCTCTACAGTCGAGCGATATCGACTGTTACGTGGACATACCAGGCGAGCACAACGAGAATCCACAGGTTCTAGTAGCCGAGGCGCTGGAGATTTTAAAGAACCACCCAGATCTATTCACGCATTTCGAAATAAGGCCGACGGCTCGCGTTCCGCTGCTAAAATGCGTACACATTCCCACCAATGTTTTTGTCGACATTACTTTTTCTGGTCCTTTCTCCATCAACAGCAGCCGTGTATTGTCTCACCTTCTGCATTTAGACGAAAGAGGCTTAGAGTTAGCTAGGATCCTCAAGTATTGGGGCTCGGTGCACGACATAGCTAACGGAAAACTAACGCTGCCGAGCTATGCGATGGCGCTGTTGGCTGTGTTTTATCTACAACAAAAGAATATCGTACCGCCCGTTACCTTGCTACAACAGAATGCGACTCCCTACGAAATTGACCACTGGAACACTGCTTTCCTGCCCCTAGAATATCACACGGATAACAAGGAGTCCCTCTACGAGCTGTTGGGAGGATTCTTTCAATATTACAACGActtcgattttgaaaataccATCATATCACCGTACCTTGGTTATCccataaaaaaagattttcaagACTTAGATAAATTTGACGACTTTGATTTATACAAACGTAATTTAGAAAATGGCTACGCGGCGCCGTTTTATTTCGGATATATGAATATACAGGACACTCTGAAACACAGTGAGAATATTGCGAGACCTAACAGCGACCGCTGGCTCGCCCTCAGGCTGATACGGCATTTGAGAGCTGCGGCGAGTATGTACCAAGAACTCAGCAGTGAAGAATTCCTCAGTGCTGTGTTAGTGCCCGAGAAAAGGCTCGAAGCCGGCAAATTGACCACGTTTTGGGAGGGAGGTATTGGTGGTCCGGAAGACTGCCCGAAGATATTTCAGGAGAAAATAAGATGA